One genomic window of Prochlorococcus marinus str. NATL2A includes the following:
- a CDS encoding TerC family protein, translated as MDSASLRSLTPLLDGIDRWVELAPLLPVIVSLELVLSADNAVALASITKNLNNINLQRKALNIGIFIALLLRILVILTAQFFLNFWPVKLIGGIYLISLSISKFLSLNNNGSNQNLIENSEQSNISLFKVILLLSVTDLAFSIDSITAAVAISDQFLLVITGAIIGVIALRFTSGLFIKWLEIYINLEKAGYIAVGLIGLKLIIQLVLFKLVIPEYLFFLVMLFLFIWGFSKKNSSISNV; from the coding sequence ATGGATTCAGCATCTCTCAGATCCTTAACTCCTTTACTGGATGGTATTGATAGATGGGTTGAACTTGCTCCTCTTTTGCCTGTTATTGTTTCATTAGAGCTTGTATTGTCAGCTGATAACGCAGTGGCTCTTGCCTCAATAACTAAGAATCTGAATAATATTAATCTGCAAAGAAAAGCACTAAATATTGGTATATTTATCGCTTTATTATTAAGAATACTTGTAATTCTTACGGCTCAATTTTTCTTAAACTTTTGGCCAGTTAAGCTTATTGGTGGTATTTATTTGATTTCTCTTTCAATTTCAAAGTTTTTATCTTTGAACAATAATGGCTCTAATCAAAATTTAATCGAAAATAGTGAACAATCTAATATTTCATTATTTAAGGTAATTCTTCTATTGTCAGTAACTGATTTAGCTTTTTCTATAGATAGTATTACAGCAGCTGTCGCAATAAGCGATCAATTCCTTTTAGTGATTACTGGAGCAATTATCGGAGTTATCGCATTACGTTTCACATCTGGACTATTTATTAAATGGCTTGAGATATATATTAATTTAGAAAAAGCTGGTTATATTGCAGTTGGACTTATTGGATTAAAGTTAATCATTCAATTAGTTTTATTCAAATTAGTTATACCTGAATATTTATTCTTCTTGGTAATGTTATTTCTTTTCATTTGGGGCTTTTCAAAGAAGAATAGTTCTATTAGTAATGTTTAG
- the fmt gene encoding methionyl-tRNA formyltransferase, producing the protein MKIVFWGTPKYAAENLKTIAKAGYEVIAVVTQPDRKRGRGKKLSPSPVKEAAEELSIPVYATNSISKDQKTKEILLNLKADVYLVVAFGQILPKEILDQPKLGCWNSHASLLPVWRGAAPIQWSIINADAKTGICIMSMEEGLDTGPVIEQESTVIKDSDNLEILTNRLSVMSSKLLLKSLEKIKLTKGLNKSSRLKQLNAIEQRNLNGIPSYARQITKEDNLIDWNQDARKILKKIQGLYPNAYTLYNGKRIKILDAIISCDNNQSKESQDIKNQSKSNRIPGEIFMINKQIGIKIMTNDFPVLIKYAQLEGKKATDSYTLSIQSNLSINDKLGI; encoded by the coding sequence GTGAAGATTGTTTTTTGGGGAACGCCTAAATATGCCGCAGAAAATTTAAAAACCATCGCTAAGGCCGGCTACGAAGTTATAGCTGTAGTTACTCAACCAGACAGAAAGCGTGGAAGGGGCAAAAAATTGTCACCTTCTCCAGTAAAAGAAGCAGCTGAAGAACTATCCATACCTGTCTATGCAACAAATTCAATAAGTAAAGATCAAAAAACAAAAGAGATACTCCTGAATTTGAAGGCTGATGTTTATCTAGTTGTTGCTTTTGGTCAAATTCTTCCAAAAGAAATATTAGATCAGCCAAAACTTGGATGCTGGAATAGCCACGCTTCTCTGCTTCCTGTTTGGAGAGGAGCTGCACCAATTCAGTGGAGCATAATTAATGCTGATGCCAAGACAGGTATTTGTATTATGTCAATGGAAGAAGGCTTAGATACAGGACCAGTTATTGAACAAGAGTCAACAGTTATAAAAGATTCAGATAATCTTGAGATACTTACGAATAGACTATCGGTAATGTCATCAAAACTTTTACTTAAGTCACTTGAAAAAATAAAGCTAACCAAAGGATTAAACAAATCATCAAGACTTAAACAATTGAATGCAATTGAGCAGAGAAATTTAAATGGTATTCCAAGTTATGCAAGACAAATAACAAAAGAAGACAATTTAATAGATTGGAATCAAGATGCAAGAAAGATATTAAAAAAAATTCAAGGATTATACCCCAATGCTTATACATTGTATAATGGTAAAAGAATAAAGATTTTAGATGCAATTATATCTTGCGATAATAATCAATCTAAAGAAAGTCAAGATATAAAAAATCAATCAAAATCAAATAGAATACCTGGAGAAATATTTATGATAAATAAACAAATTGGTATAAAAATAATGACAAATGATTTTCCTGTTCTAATTAAATATGCACAGTTAGAAGGCAAAAAAGCAACAGACAGTTATACGTTATCAATCCAGTCAAATCTTAGCATCAATGATAAACTTGGAATCTAA
- a CDS encoding TldD/PmbA family protein, translating into MNKSITNPKKSALDPIILNKLLEKYSEESSIKKWDMGASSSSDISVQVQQGNAKQLKGSQRNSMTLRVWNKNNQVGITSTSDLTSEGIKKAMKGAIEASLFGNEKDSPEFSSLAKSELEEINPEISNSHTIDQLLSILKKAEKELIDTHKSIDSVPYNGLNESYMERIYINSEGANRHMKLSQSSIYLYAKAEEQNKKPRSAGGIRINSNLEELDIDSCISETSDKLISHLDYKSIETNKYLVCFTPEAFLQLISAFSSMFNARSIIDGLSLMKEDSLGNQISVPNLNISDEGLHPKNVGAFSFDGEGTPTQNIQLVTNGILTQLLHSEATARKFGVRPTGHAGLGAKVSVSPDWLVVSKSESEMDKDESLSIKNTIKEYILIDELSAIHSGVKASQGSFSLPFDGWIVNDGKKTSIEAATVAGDILKVLSSILKIEDEQIVTHQGISPHVWVENMSITGEA; encoded by the coding sequence ATGAATAAATCAATCACTAATCCTAAAAAAAGTGCGTTAGATCCAATTATATTGAATAAACTTTTAGAAAAATATAGTGAAGAGTCATCTATAAAAAAATGGGATATGGGCGCATCATCCAGTAGTGATATATCTGTTCAAGTTCAGCAAGGTAATGCTAAACAATTAAAAGGTTCACAAAGAAATTCCATGACCTTGAGAGTATGGAATAAAAACAATCAAGTAGGAATCACTAGTACATCCGACCTAACTAGTGAAGGCATTAAAAAAGCAATGAAGGGAGCAATTGAAGCTAGTCTTTTTGGTAATGAAAAAGATTCTCCTGAGTTTTCCTCATTAGCAAAATCAGAATTAGAAGAAATTAATCCTGAAATTTCTAATTCCCATACAATTGATCAATTGCTTAGTATTTTAAAGAAGGCAGAAAAAGAATTAATAGATACTCATAAATCAATAGATTCTGTTCCTTACAATGGTTTAAATGAAAGTTATATGGAAAGAATATATATAAATAGTGAAGGTGCTAATAGACATATGAAATTATCACAATCTTCTATATATTTGTATGCCAAGGCTGAGGAACAAAATAAGAAGCCTAGAAGTGCAGGGGGGATAAGAATAAACTCTAATTTAGAAGAACTTGATATTGATTCATGTATAAGTGAAACATCTGATAAGTTAATTAGTCATTTAGATTATAAATCAATAGAAACAAACAAGTATCTTGTTTGTTTTACTCCTGAGGCTTTTCTTCAACTAATAAGTGCATTTAGTTCTATGTTTAATGCACGGTCTATTATTGATGGACTAAGTTTAATGAAAGAAGACTCACTAGGTAATCAAATTTCAGTTCCAAATTTAAACATAAGCGACGAAGGTCTTCATCCTAAAAATGTTGGAGCTTTTAGTTTTGATGGTGAAGGAACACCAACACAAAATATCCAATTGGTCACAAACGGAATTTTGACTCAACTACTTCATTCAGAGGCAACAGCAAGGAAATTTGGCGTTAGACCTACAGGGCATGCGGGTTTAGGCGCTAAGGTATCTGTTTCTCCAGATTGGCTAGTCGTAAGCAAAAGTGAATCTGAAATGGATAAAGATGAAAGTCTAAGCATTAAAAATACAATCAAAGAATATATATTGATAGATGAGTTATCTGCGATTCATTCTGGAGTCAAGGCTAGTCAAGGGTCCTTCTCCTTGCCCTTTGATGGATGGATAGTTAATGATGGGAAGAAGACATCAATTGAAGCCGCTACAGTTGCTGGAGATATTTTAAAAGTTTTATCAAGTATTCTAAAAATTGAAGATGAACAGATAGTTACACATCAAGGCATCAGCCCTCATGTTTGGGTTGAGAACATGTCAATTACTGGGGAAGCGTGA
- a CDS encoding TldD/PmbA family protein yields MLFHTFDDKLKPQVEELLSLGKSAGADLVEVFLEKSDNISLLAEQDDISNVSPSFGIGAGIRVFLGKKDGFVSTNDLSKAGLLFALNQALGMLGLTSGSINKDKFEGLKKLKDFGSNKNDWLDHSPDLKESTLKLLEATNSLADKNKNLQVRRASYSRNWQEVLVAASDGVFSRDIRLHQTVGINVIAQKDKHRSTSARRYGSSGNPDDLRNWDIEKSTCELNESAQKMLYAGFVEAGQMPVVLANKFGGVIFHEACGHLLETTQLERGTSPFHDSINKQIANEAVSAVDEGLSNHAFGSLSMDDEGMEPQNTLLIENGILKKFLSDRAGSLRTGHPRTGSGRRQNFSFAAASRMRNTYIKQGNFLPEELIKSVDNGLYCKSMGGGSVGPTGQFNFSVEEGYLIKNGKLDKPVKGATLIGEAKEILPRISMCANDLDLAAGFCGSVSGSVNVTVGQPHIKVDSITVGGR; encoded by the coding sequence TTGCTATTCCATACTTTTGACGACAAATTAAAACCTCAAGTTGAAGAATTATTGTCTCTGGGCAAATCAGCTGGGGCTGACCTAGTAGAAGTCTTTCTTGAAAAATCAGACAACATATCTCTCTTAGCCGAGCAGGATGACATTTCAAATGTAAGTCCATCTTTCGGTATTGGAGCAGGTATTAGGGTGTTTCTTGGCAAAAAAGATGGTTTTGTAAGCACAAATGATTTATCAAAAGCAGGACTTCTCTTTGCCTTAAATCAAGCTTTAGGAATGTTAGGCCTCACAAGTGGTTCAATTAATAAAGACAAGTTTGAAGGGTTAAAGAAATTAAAGGATTTTGGATCAAATAAGAATGATTGGTTAGATCATTCACCAGATCTCAAAGAATCCACTCTTAAACTGCTTGAAGCCACTAACTCACTGGCAGATAAAAATAAAAATCTTCAAGTAAGAAGAGCTAGTTATTCAAGGAATTGGCAAGAAGTTTTAGTTGCAGCTTCAGACGGTGTATTTTCAAGAGATATTCGTCTTCATCAAACTGTTGGTATAAATGTAATTGCCCAAAAAGATAAACATAGATCTACCTCAGCTAGAAGATATGGTAGTTCTGGTAATCCTGATGATTTAAGAAACTGGGATATCGAAAAAAGTACATGTGAATTAAATGAAAGCGCTCAGAAAATGCTTTACGCAGGATTTGTTGAAGCTGGGCAAATGCCTGTAGTACTTGCTAATAAATTTGGAGGAGTCATATTCCATGAAGCTTGTGGTCATCTTCTTGAAACGACTCAATTAGAAAGAGGAACATCTCCATTTCATGACTCAATAAATAAGCAAATTGCTAACGAAGCCGTAAGTGCAGTTGATGAAGGACTTTCGAATCATGCTTTTGGGTCACTCTCAATGGATGATGAAGGAATGGAACCTCAAAATACTTTGTTAATTGAGAATGGGATATTAAAAAAGTTTCTTTCGGATAGAGCGGGATCTCTAAGAACTGGTCATCCAAGAACAGGTAGTGGAAGGAGGCAAAATTTCTCTTTCGCCGCTGCAAGTCGTATGAGAAATACATACATTAAGCAAGGTAATTTTTTACCAGAAGAATTAATTAAAAGTGTTGACAATGGTCTTTATTGTAAATCAATGGGCGGAGGCAGTGTAGGACCAACTGGTCAGTTTAACTTCTCTGTTGAAGAAGGCTATTTAATAAAAAATGGAAAACTTGATAAACCAGTTAAAGGGGCAACATTAATAGGTGAAGCAAAAGAAATACTACCTAGAATTTCCATGTGTGCAAATGATTTAGATCTTGCAGCAGGCTTCTGTGGGTCTGTAAGTGGAAGTGTAAATGTTACTGTTGGCCAACCACATATAAAAGTAGATTCAATAACAGTAGGAGGTAGATAA